One segment of Anatilimnocola aggregata DNA contains the following:
- a CDS encoding RNA polymerase sigma factor, which produces MSEKPPSPLATELVAALYVQHSEELRCFLVGLLRDSQLAADVLQATFVKMVQRGGETQEESRKAWLFRVAYHEAMAIRRRDAVGDRIVKRIAESDSNGRSMPDDLLVRHEAVERVRQALELLPPDQRQVVRMRIYDEKTFAVIADELNIPLGTALGRMRSALIKLRARLGNTFDDESHLNGT; this is translated from the coding sequence TTGTCCGAGAAACCGCCCTCCCCCCTTGCGACTGAATTGGTCGCTGCGCTGTATGTCCAGCACAGCGAAGAGCTTAGGTGTTTTTTGGTGGGTCTGTTGCGCGATTCGCAACTGGCTGCCGATGTGCTCCAGGCGACGTTCGTCAAAATGGTGCAGCGAGGTGGTGAGACCCAGGAAGAATCGCGCAAGGCGTGGCTCTTTCGGGTGGCTTATCACGAGGCGATGGCAATTCGGCGGCGCGATGCGGTGGGCGATAGAATCGTCAAACGAATCGCGGAGTCGGATAGCAACGGCCGGTCGATGCCTGACGATCTGCTGGTCCGCCATGAGGCGGTCGAGCGAGTTCGGCAGGCCTTGGAGTTGTTGCCGCCCGACCAGCGGCAGGTTGTGCGGATGAGGATTTACGATGAAAAAACGTTCGCCGTGATTGCGGACGAGTTGAACATACCCCTGGGGACGGCCCTGGGACGAATGCGGTCGGCCCTGATTAAATTGCGAGCACGCTTGGGCAACACATTCGACGACGAAAGCCATTTGAACGGAACCTGA